In Microbacterium binotii, one DNA window encodes the following:
- a CDS encoding vitamin K epoxide reductase family protein — MSDTQAPARPIALAVWLIIAGVVGWIAAFSLTIERFHLLADPNATASCDFSVLVQCTANLQSWQGSVFGFPNPILGLSGWVAPVVVGAALLAGARFNRWFWLAFWAGMAVAFAFVCWLIAQSIFSLGTLCPWCMVTWSVTIPSFFAVTLHVLRNGAVPVGDRGRRIASSLAAWVPLMAVVAFAIIAVLAEMRLHVLATLF; from the coding sequence ATGTCCGACACCCAGGCACCCGCACGCCCGATCGCTCTGGCCGTCTGGCTCATCATCGCCGGAGTAGTCGGCTGGATCGCCGCGTTCTCGCTCACGATCGAGCGCTTCCACCTCCTCGCCGACCCGAATGCCACCGCATCCTGCGATTTCAGCGTCCTCGTCCAATGCACGGCCAACCTGCAGTCCTGGCAGGGCAGCGTGTTCGGATTCCCCAATCCGATCCTCGGCCTGAGCGGATGGGTCGCGCCCGTGGTGGTCGGCGCCGCTCTCCTCGCGGGCGCCCGCTTCAACCGCTGGTTCTGGCTGGCGTTCTGGGCCGGCATGGCCGTCGCCTTCGCCTTCGTGTGCTGGCTGATCGCGCAGAGCATCTTCTCGCTCGGAACCCTCTGCCCCTGGTGCATGGTCACGTGGTCGGTGACGATCCCCTCGTTCTTCGCCGTGACCCTGCACGTGTTGCGCAACGGTGCCGTGCCCGTCGGCGATCGGGGGCGTCGGATCGCGAGCTCCCTCGCCGCTTGGGTGCCCCTGATGGCGGTCGTCGCGTTCGCGATCATCGCGGTGCTGGCGGAGATGCGGTTGCACGTGCTCGCCACGCTCTTCTGA
- a CDS encoding YbaB/EbfC family nucleoid-associated protein encodes MSLETDSLAALEAARMRVIAQTERARTAAHDAARMADDVRDARASISSVGREVTVTARAGGAIEQVDIASEAFDLDARTLSRLVTDTVREAQRAAAEVAVNRMAESLGADSPVVAQTREQVRAQFGAGTELR; translated from the coding sequence ATGTCGCTGGAAACAGACAGCCTGGCCGCGCTCGAAGCGGCACGCATGCGAGTGATCGCGCAGACCGAACGGGCGCGCACCGCCGCCCATGACGCGGCCCGCATGGCCGACGACGTGCGTGACGCGCGGGCGAGCATCAGCTCGGTCGGCCGCGAGGTGACCGTCACCGCGCGCGCGGGTGGGGCGATCGAACAGGTCGACATCGCGAGCGAAGCGTTCGATCTGGATGCCAGGACGCTGTCGCGCCTGGTGACCGACACCGTGCGCGAGGCGCAGCGCGCCGCGGCGGAGGTCGCGGTGAACCGCATGGCCGAGTCGCTCGGCGCAGACTCCCCCGTCGTCGCGCAGACGCGCGAACAGGTGCGGGCGCAGTTCGGCGCCGGCACGGAACTGCGGTGA
- a CDS encoding WXG100 family type VII secretion target produces the protein MLEQLTVTPIRLADAATNIRDAAQAIDDILERLDDEAKTLRAEWSGEAQIAFDASRLRFSDALESRTEAVRKICAALSALADGYSQIDLESARALGAAS, from the coding sequence ATGCTGGAACAGCTGACCGTCACCCCGATCCGCCTCGCTGACGCCGCCACCAACATCCGCGACGCCGCGCAGGCCATCGACGACATCCTGGAGCGGCTCGATGACGAGGCGAAGACGCTTCGCGCCGAATGGTCCGGTGAGGCGCAGATCGCCTTCGACGCGTCGCGCCTGCGTTTCTCGGACGCGCTCGAGAGCCGCACGGAAGCCGTGCGCAAGATCTGCGCCGCGCTGTCTGCACTCGCGGACGGATATTCACAGATCGACCTCGAGAGCGCGCGCGCCCTGGGAGCAGCATCATGA
- the ndk gene encoding nucleoside-diphosphate kinase, with protein MAIEETLVLVKPDGVARGLTGAILARIEAKGYALVDLRLVEPDRERLEQHYAEHEGKPFYEPLVEFMMSGPSVAIRLAGDRVIEGFRSLAGTTDPTTAAPGTIRGDFGRDWGLKVQQNLVHGSDSPESAARELGIWFG; from the coding sequence ATGGCCATCGAAGAAACCCTCGTCCTCGTCAAGCCGGACGGTGTGGCCCGCGGCCTCACCGGCGCCATCCTCGCCCGTATCGAGGCGAAGGGCTACGCGCTCGTCGACCTGCGCCTGGTCGAGCCCGACCGGGAGCGTCTCGAGCAGCACTACGCCGAACATGAGGGCAAGCCGTTCTACGAGCCCCTCGTCGAGTTCATGATGTCGGGGCCGTCGGTCGCGATCCGCCTCGCCGGGGACCGCGTCATCGAGGGCTTCCGTTCCCTCGCCGGCACCACCGACCCGACCACCGCCGCTCCCGGCACGATCCGCGGCGACTTCGGCCGCGATTGGGGTCTCAAGGTTCAGCAGAACCTGGTGCACGGTAGCGACAGCCCCGAGTCCGCTGCGCGCGAGCTCGGCATCTGGTTCGGCTGA
- a CDS encoding DUF4233 domain-containing protein, with translation MSGKRPPRVRRQRGAQESLAQVVLGFETIVVFLAWLVIYGLKSTPDGVEPWWAIVVGSVFAVVMIAASGVVRWRWGIALGWALQVLLAASAFLEPAILLVAFIFGGMWAYATIKGASLDRRNARLAAASATANGD, from the coding sequence ATGAGCGGCAAGCGACCGCCGCGGGTGCGGCGTCAGCGCGGCGCGCAGGAGTCGCTCGCGCAGGTCGTGCTCGGTTTCGAGACGATCGTCGTCTTTCTCGCGTGGCTCGTGATCTACGGGCTGAAGTCCACGCCCGACGGTGTCGAGCCGTGGTGGGCGATCGTCGTGGGGTCCGTCTTCGCCGTCGTGATGATCGCCGCGAGCGGCGTCGTGCGCTGGCGATGGGGGATCGCTCTCGGATGGGCGCTGCAGGTGCTCCTCGCCGCGTCGGCGTTCCTCGAACCCGCCATCCTGCTCGTCGCGTTCATTTTCGGTGGCATGTGGGCGTATGCGACGATCAAGGGAGCCTCGCTGGACCGCCGCAACGCGCGTCTGGCCGCCGCATCCGCGACTGCGAACGGAGATTGA
- a CDS encoding bifunctional folylpolyglutamate synthase/dihydrofolate synthase: MSGTENERNRADAVYAALLERQGEQWVQPRIERTRRVLELLDDPQRTYRVVHVTGTNGKTSTSRLIESLLRTMGLRTGLFTSPHLERFTERIMVDGEPIADAAVVEAWEEILPFIELVDAELLAEGGARLTFFEVLTVLAFVAFSDAPVDVAVIEVGMGGEWDSTNTADGDVAVIAPVGMDHADRLGDTIEKIARVKAGIIKQDAAVVSAAQEPEVDRVLREAAAARGATIAVEGTDFALRSYRLAVGGQLLDVQGLAGEYAELYLPLYGEHQGRNAALAIAAVESLIGAGSQALAPDVVTDGLGQASSPGRLQLVGAHPTVVVDAAHNPHGAAALVEALRGSFDFDEWGVVLGVLGDKDAEGIVAMLAPVAAHVFATAPDSERANDADTIADLVEARGLRVTVHTDLADAAEAAREWAAASDRRAVVIAGSVVLAGEALALAEAETWKDGWSA, encoded by the coding sequence ATGAGCGGAACCGAGAACGAGCGCAATCGCGCGGACGCCGTCTACGCGGCGCTGCTGGAGCGGCAGGGCGAGCAGTGGGTGCAGCCGCGCATCGAGCGCACGCGGCGGGTGCTGGAGCTGCTCGACGACCCACAGCGCACCTATCGCGTCGTCCATGTGACGGGCACGAACGGGAAGACCTCCACGAGCCGGCTGATCGAGAGCCTGCTGCGCACCATGGGGCTGCGCACGGGGCTGTTCACGAGCCCGCACCTGGAGCGTTTCACCGAGCGCATCATGGTCGACGGCGAACCCATCGCGGATGCCGCGGTCGTGGAGGCGTGGGAGGAGATCCTCCCGTTCATCGAGCTGGTGGACGCGGAACTGCTCGCCGAGGGCGGCGCCCGACTCACCTTCTTCGAGGTGCTGACGGTCCTCGCGTTCGTGGCCTTCTCCGACGCCCCCGTCGACGTGGCCGTGATCGAGGTCGGTATGGGCGGCGAGTGGGACTCGACGAACACCGCCGACGGCGACGTCGCGGTCATCGCTCCCGTCGGCATGGATCACGCCGACCGTCTCGGCGACACGATCGAGAAGATCGCCCGCGTGAAGGCCGGGATCATCAAGCAGGACGCTGCGGTCGTCTCCGCCGCCCAAGAGCCGGAGGTCGATCGCGTGCTGCGCGAGGCCGCCGCCGCTCGGGGAGCGACGATCGCGGTCGAAGGCACCGACTTCGCGCTGCGCTCCTATCGCCTCGCCGTCGGGGGACAGCTTCTCGATGTGCAGGGGCTCGCCGGCGAGTACGCAGAGCTGTATCTGCCGCTCTATGGAGAGCATCAGGGTCGCAACGCCGCCCTGGCGATCGCCGCCGTCGAATCCCTCATCGGCGCGGGCTCCCAGGCACTCGCCCCTGACGTGGTGACGGACGGCCTCGGCCAGGCGTCCTCGCCCGGACGCCTTCAACTGGTCGGTGCGCATCCCACGGTCGTCGTCGACGCGGCGCACAACCCGCACGGCGCCGCGGCTCTCGTCGAGGCGCTGCGCGGATCCTTCGACTTCGACGAGTGGGGGGTCGTGCTCGGCGTCCTCGGCGACAAGGATGCGGAGGGGATCGTCGCGATGCTCGCCCCCGTCGCCGCCCACGTGTTCGCCACCGCTCCCGACTCCGAGCGGGCGAACGACGCCGACACGATCGCGGACCTCGTCGAGGCACGAGGCCTGCGCGTGACCGTCCACACCGACCTCGCGGACGCGGCCGAGGCCGCCCGGGAGTGGGCGGCCGCATCCGATCGACGCGCCGTGGTCATCGCCGGCTCCGTCGTGCTGGCCGGAGAGGCGCTCGCCCTCGCAGAGGCTGAGACGTGGAAGGACGGGTGGTCGGCATGA
- the ileS gene encoding isoleucine--tRNA ligase, with product MTYPRSSAFGPAADVTPSPRFPEIEREVLDFWSADDTFRASIAQREGADEWVFYDGPPFANGLPHYGHLLTGYAKDLFPRFQTMRGKKVDRVFGWDTHGLPAELEAMKQLGITEKDEIERMGVATFNAKARESVLAYTHEWEDYVTRQARWVDFERGYKTLDTGYMESVLWAFKSLWDKGLAYEGYRVLPYCWRDETPLSSHELRMDDDVYKMRQDPSVTVTFPLVGAKAEALGLTGVRALAWTTTPWTLPTNLALAVGPAIEYAVLPAGPAGAADVHRAPDGTPDDALEASAHRYLLAADLVGAHAKDLGYDSADAARDAVERRIVGAELSGVAYDRLFDYYADAETWGTQDAWRILVDDYVTTTDGTGIVHQAPAYGEDDKRLADAAGLPTIVSLDDGGRFLPQVADVAGELWLDANRPLIRLLRQEGRLLREASYEHSYPHCWRCRNPLIYKAVSSWFVRVTDIKERLVELNEQITWAPENVKHGQFGKWVEGARDWSISRNRYWGSPIPVWKSDDPAYPRIDVYGSFEEIERDFGRLPRDPEGNVDLHRPYIDELTRPNPDDPTGASTMRRIEDVFDVWFDSGSMPYAQVHYPFENREWFDTHAPADFIVEYIGQTRGWFYVMHVLSGALFDRPAFTGVSCHGIVLGSDGQKMSKSLRNYPDVSEVFDRDGSDAMRWFLMSSSVLRGGNLVVTEEGIRAGVREFLLPLWNTWYFFSTYANAAGGPDGSGYEATWRTDSTDVLDRYILALTGDLVRDVAADLEVLDSTTAAARLRDFAEVLTNWYIRRSRDRFWVGVGDDARSTEAFDTLYTVLETLTRVAAPLIPLVAERVWQGLTGGRSVHLTDWPDAAAFADAADIREAMDAVREVSSVANALRKREGKRVRLPLPLLTVVVPHAGALGQFDDILRDELNVKAIELVDLGEHTAAEYGITHRLTVNARAAGPRLGKLVQQVIRAAKDGDWSERDGVVTAGGIALEPAEYDLVFETSGRPEGEALAVLGGGGFVLLATATTPALEAEGLARDIVRAVQDTRKAAGFEVSDRIRLVLTFADAADADAVASAFDAADVAGETLALQVLVTGADGAERVRRAVDSDDVEHTGEFAAGAYANAGAFTVGVARVEVAR from the coding sequence ATGACCTACCCCCGTTCCTCGGCCTTCGGGCCCGCTGCCGACGTCACGCCGAGCCCGCGCTTCCCCGAGATCGAGCGTGAGGTGCTCGACTTCTGGTCCGCGGACGACACCTTCCGTGCATCCATCGCCCAGCGCGAGGGCGCCGACGAGTGGGTCTTCTACGACGGCCCTCCGTTCGCCAACGGGCTTCCGCACTACGGCCACCTGCTCACCGGTTATGCCAAGGACCTCTTCCCGCGCTTCCAGACCATGCGGGGCAAGAAGGTCGACCGCGTCTTCGGCTGGGACACCCACGGGCTCCCGGCCGAGCTGGAGGCGATGAAGCAGCTCGGCATCACCGAGAAGGACGAGATCGAGCGGATGGGAGTCGCGACCTTCAACGCGAAGGCCCGCGAATCGGTGCTGGCGTACACGCACGAGTGGGAGGACTACGTCACCCGCCAGGCACGGTGGGTGGACTTCGAGCGCGGGTACAAGACGCTCGACACCGGCTACATGGAGTCGGTCCTCTGGGCGTTCAAGAGCCTGTGGGACAAGGGGCTCGCCTACGAGGGGTACCGGGTGCTGCCGTACTGCTGGCGCGACGAGACGCCGCTGTCGAGCCATGAGCTGCGCATGGACGACGACGTCTACAAGATGCGCCAGGACCCCTCCGTCACGGTCACGTTCCCGCTCGTCGGTGCGAAGGCCGAAGCCCTGGGGCTCACCGGGGTGCGCGCCCTCGCGTGGACGACGACGCCGTGGACGCTTCCCACCAACCTCGCGCTCGCGGTCGGTCCCGCCATCGAGTACGCCGTGCTGCCCGCCGGCCCCGCGGGCGCCGCCGACGTCCACCGGGCGCCCGACGGAACGCCCGACGACGCCCTCGAGGCCAGCGCGCACCGCTATCTGCTCGCCGCAGACCTGGTCGGCGCGCACGCGAAGGATCTCGGGTACGACTCCGCAGATGCGGCGCGCGACGCCGTGGAGCGCCGGATCGTCGGCGCCGAGCTGTCGGGTGTGGCGTACGACCGCCTGTTCGACTACTACGCGGACGCCGAGACGTGGGGCACCCAGGACGCCTGGCGCATCCTCGTCGACGACTACGTCACGACCACCGACGGCACCGGCATCGTCCACCAGGCACCGGCTTACGGTGAGGACGACAAGCGCCTCGCGGATGCGGCGGGCCTGCCGACCATCGTCAGCCTCGACGACGGGGGTCGCTTCCTGCCGCAGGTCGCCGATGTCGCGGGTGAGCTGTGGCTCGACGCGAATCGCCCCCTCATCCGTCTGCTGCGCCAGGAAGGGCGCCTGCTGCGCGAAGCCAGCTACGAGCACTCCTACCCGCACTGCTGGCGCTGCCGTAACCCTCTGATCTACAAGGCCGTCTCCAGCTGGTTCGTGCGCGTCACCGACATCAAGGAGCGCCTGGTCGAGCTGAACGAGCAGATCACGTGGGCACCCGAGAACGTCAAGCACGGCCAGTTCGGCAAGTGGGTCGAGGGAGCGCGCGACTGGTCGATCAGCCGCAACCGCTACTGGGGTTCACCCATCCCGGTGTGGAAGAGCGACGACCCCGCCTACCCGCGCATCGACGTGTACGGCTCGTTCGAGGAGATCGAGCGCGACTTCGGCCGCCTACCCCGCGACCCCGAGGGCAACGTCGACCTGCACCGTCCCTATATCGACGAGCTGACGCGGCCGAACCCGGACGACCCCACGGGCGCATCGACCATGCGGCGGATCGAGGACGTCTTCGACGTGTGGTTCGACTCGGGCTCCATGCCCTACGCCCAGGTGCACTACCCGTTCGAGAACCGCGAGTGGTTCGACACCCACGCACCCGCCGACTTCATCGTCGAGTACATCGGGCAGACGCGCGGCTGGTTCTACGTCATGCACGTGCTCTCGGGCGCGCTCTTCGACCGTCCGGCGTTCACGGGTGTCTCCTGCCACGGCATCGTCCTCGGCAGCGACGGGCAGAAGATGTCGAAGTCGCTGCGCAACTATCCCGACGTCAGCGAGGTCTTCGACCGCGACGGCTCCGACGCCATGCGGTGGTTCCTGATGTCGAGTTCGGTGCTGCGCGGCGGCAACCTCGTGGTGACCGAGGAAGGCATCCGTGCGGGCGTCCGCGAGTTCCTGCTGCCGCTGTGGAACACGTGGTACTTCTTCTCCACCTACGCCAACGCCGCCGGCGGGCCCGACGGCTCCGGGTACGAGGCGACGTGGCGCACGGATTCGACCGACGTCCTCGATCGCTACATCCTCGCCCTCACCGGCGACCTCGTGCGCGATGTCGCCGCCGACCTCGAGGTGCTCGACTCGACGACAGCCGCCGCACGCCTGCGGGACTTCGCCGAGGTGCTGACGAACTGGTACATCCGTCGCTCACGCGACCGGTTCTGGGTGGGGGTCGGCGACGATGCCCGCTCGACGGAGGCCTTCGACACGCTCTACACCGTGCTCGAGACGCTCACGCGCGTGGCGGCGCCGCTCATCCCGCTCGTGGCCGAGCGCGTCTGGCAGGGGCTCACGGGAGGTCGCAGCGTGCACCTGACCGACTGGCCCGACGCAGCCGCGTTCGCCGACGCCGCCGACATCCGTGAGGCGATGGATGCGGTGCGCGAGGTCTCCTCGGTCGCCAACGCCCTGCGCAAGCGCGAGGGCAAGCGCGTGCGCCTGCCGCTGCCGTTGCTGACCGTCGTCGTGCCGCACGCCGGTGCGCTCGGCCAGTTCGACGACATCCTGCGCGACGAGCTCAACGTGAAGGCGATCGAACTGGTCGATCTCGGCGAGCACACCGCGGCGGAGTACGGCATCACGCACCGCCTCACGGTGAACGCGCGCGCGGCAGGCCCGCGCCTCGGAAAGCTCGTGCAGCAGGTCATCCGCGCCGCGAAGGACGGGGACTGGTCCGAGCGCGACGGCGTCGTGACGGCGGGCGGCATCGCTCTCGAGCCCGCGGAGTACGACCTCGTCTTCGAGACGAGCGGCCGGCCGGAGGGCGAGGCGCTCGCCGTGCTCGGCGGCGGTGGCTTCGTGCTGCTCGCGACCGCGACGACGCCCGCCCTCGAGGCGGAAGGCCTGGCGCGCGACATCGTCCGGGCCGTACAGGACACGCGCAAGGCCGCGGGCTTCGAGGTCAGCGACCGCATCCGGCTCGTTCTGACCTTCGCAGATGCGGCCGACGCGGACGCCGTGGCGTCGGCGTTCGATGCGGCGGACGTCGCGGGGGAGACCCTCGCGCTTCAGGTGCTGGTGACCGGCGCCGACGGCGCCGAGCGCGTGCGCCGAGCGGTCGACAGCGACGACGTCGAGCACACCGGGGAGTTCGCAGCCGGTGCGTACGCGAACGCGGGTGCGTTCACGGTGGGCGTCGCACGAGTGGAGGTCGCACGATGA
- a CDS encoding GNAT family N-acetyltransferase yields MHIATDRLTLRPMTEDDLPALRAILGDEFTMTAYEGAFDEDEIRAWLAGQLRRYAEDGFGLWAVVHAGDMIGQAGITLQRIEDDEVHEVGYLFRRDQWHRGFAVEAASACRDWAFDELGVDAVWAKVRSTNIASMNVAIRLGMRVRRAFTTHYRGVDMPHLGFAIDRAEARGTS; encoded by the coding sequence ATGCACATCGCCACCGATCGCCTGACGCTGCGCCCGATGACGGAGGACGATCTTCCCGCACTGCGGGCGATCCTCGGCGATGAGTTCACGATGACCGCATATGAGGGCGCCTTCGACGAGGACGAGATCCGCGCGTGGCTCGCCGGGCAGTTGCGGCGCTACGCCGAGGACGGTTTCGGCCTCTGGGCGGTCGTGCACGCGGGCGACATGATCGGCCAGGCGGGCATCACCCTGCAACGGATCGAGGACGACGAGGTGCACGAGGTGGGCTACCTCTTCCGACGCGACCAGTGGCATCGGGGCTTCGCTGTCGAGGCCGCATCCGCCTGCCGCGACTGGGCGTTCGACGAGCTCGGCGTCGACGCCGTCTGGGCGAAGGTGCGCAGCACGAACATCGCGTCCATGAACGTCGCCATCCGGCTGGGGATGCGGGTGCGCCGCGCCTTCACGACGCACTATCGCGGTGTGGACATGCCACACCTGGGCTTTGCGATCGATCGCGCCGAGGCGCGAGGCACGTCCTAG
- a CDS encoding MarR family winged helix-turn-helix transcriptional regulator, translated as MSQTGAQIHLDTSLGYLVKQAASALRVAMEDVLRPLGMTITHYSCLELLAQRPGSTNSDLARGTFVTRQSMNVLLQALERDGEVVRPADAAVGKALPTRLTPLGRRRLDAASAAVRSVEARMLSDLTDTEQSAAFAALSSMVRSLQAASDTSA; from the coding sequence ATGAGTCAAACCGGTGCGCAGATCCATCTCGACACGTCGCTCGGCTACCTCGTCAAGCAGGCGGCGAGCGCGCTGCGCGTCGCGATGGAGGATGTGCTCCGGCCGCTCGGCATGACGATCACGCACTACTCATGCTTGGAACTGCTCGCGCAGCGGCCCGGCTCGACCAACTCGGACCTCGCCCGAGGCACGTTCGTGACGCGCCAGTCGATGAACGTTCTCCTGCAGGCGCTCGAGCGCGACGGCGAGGTCGTCCGCCCCGCCGATGCCGCCGTCGGCAAGGCCCTTCCGACGCGGCTGACCCCGTTGGGGCGGCGACGCCTCGACGCGGCCAGCGCGGCGGTGCGTTCGGTCGAGGCCCGGATGCTGTCCGATCTGACCGACACCGAGCAGTCCGCCGCGTTCGCCGCCCTGTCGAGCATGGTGCGCTCTCTGCAGGCTGCGTCCGACACATCCGCCTAG
- a CDS encoding VOC family protein, with protein MPVTGPDFISLQVRDLDASQAFYETHLGLVRSPSGPPHAVVFTTTPIAFALRDLLPDTDLSGVDQPGIGTAVWLHATGVQDIHDGLVAAGHTIVSAPAEGPFGLTFTFADPDGYRITLHDRA; from the coding sequence ATGCCCGTCACCGGTCCCGACTTCATCTCCCTCCAGGTTCGCGATCTCGATGCGTCGCAGGCCTTCTACGAGACCCACCTCGGGCTCGTGCGCTCGCCCTCCGGTCCCCCGCACGCGGTGGTGTTCACGACGACACCCATCGCGTTCGCGCTGCGAGACCTCCTTCCCGACACCGACCTCTCCGGCGTCGATCAGCCGGGCATCGGGACGGCCGTCTGGCTGCATGCGACCGGGGTCCAGGACATCCACGACGGGCTGGTCGCCGCGGGGCACACCATCGTGTCGGCGCCCGCCGAAGGCCCGTTCGGACTCACCTTCACCTTCGCCGACCCGGACGGCTACCGGATCACGCTGCACGATCGCGCCTGA